A genomic segment from Deltaproteobacteria bacterium encodes:
- a CDS encoding (2Fe-2S) ferredoxin domain-containing protein produces the protein MCKKSNKINQVVMICNGSDCKKKGSKDLYRTCRQSLKTLGCAKETLVVRSECTGLCKQAPIVCIGGSKVLTAVSNKTLRSGIEAAFA, from the coding sequence ATAAAATCAACCAAGTTGTGATGATTTGCAACGGCAGCGATTGTAAGAAAAAGGGGTCGAAGGACCTCTATAGGACCTGTCGTCAAAGCTTGAAGACCTTAGGTTGTGCGAAGGAAACTCTGGTGGTTCGTAGTGAATGCACTGGGCTTTGCAAGCAAGCACCGATTGTCTGCATTGGTGGTAGTAAAGTTTTAACTGCCGTCTCCAATAAAACACTGCGCTCTGGAATCGAAGCGGCATTTGCTTAA